The DNA region TTAGTGTCAGAGCTTCTAAACGTACCTTGAAGGATTCTCCTGCTGCAAAAGGGAAGTAGGAGAGGGTAGTTTCAGGTCGTCCCCACTTCCCAGCCTGGCGGGCGTTTCGCTGGACGGCCTTATCCATGAAGCTCACCTTTAACTGAAGTCCTACATCAGCGTCTGTCACCTCCTCCAGAGGCTGACTGGACAGAATCACCTCGATGCTgctcaaacagacacacaccagaCATCATCAGGGACGGACAAAagtttataaaacatttaaagaaaagACATGTAGCTTTTCTgcagtggtgtaatgtaactATAACTAAGTACTCAAatactgcacttaagtacacATTTGAGGCTCTTGAGCATTTTCTTCTCATactgctttatacttctactccaccacatttcagagggatatattgtactttttactccactacttttatttaaaactttagttactttcataatttttttacaaaacatacaaagtgcttataaaatatgatgtttcgTTATAAattaaacgattagttgattaatcaattagttgattagttcACAGAAacttaattggcaactattttgataattgtaaaagtaatttttcatgcaaaaattacaaaaaatgttattgttccagctcctcaaatgtgaagatttactgctttttcttttaattattttaatatattttaaaaaatgtggaaGTTTCTGCATTGAGTACTTTTTACTTTGCATACATTAAATACAATCATGATTACTTACACAGTTTTACTAAAGTTTAGGCCCAGTGAAGGGCTGTTaaacttgtaacagagtatgtttacagtgtggtTTTAGTACtttagtaaaggatctgaatacttcctccacgaCTGCTGACATGTAGCTTTCCCGTCTGTCTAGAATCAGCTGGGTTATAAATCTATAGATGTAGATTATTTGGAGAACAGTGACATCTTCTGGTCTTTATCACAAATgatcttgattaattgatgttGGGTTTAAGCACACTACTTAATAAAAAAAGGTGTTTATTTTTGCAGGAGAATgtaataatgttattttttgcacccaatttaatttaatgacatttactCAAACAAGTAAAATTTTGAGGTACATGTATTTTacttgattatttccattttattttactttattcttCTACTCCGCTACATCTCAAaggaaatactgtactttttactccactacatttatcacacagctatagttactttgcagattaatatTTTGACAGACAAAACATATGATGagtttatagaatatgatgctcTGCTTTATATTAAACTATCCAAAATGATATACCATAGTTAGAATCAGTTCAACCAGCCACTACATCTTTTACTACATCTATTGATTACATGTTAAACAATCAATACGACATTGAGGGGCCATTCTacataataaatacttttatactttaagtacattataTTGTCATTACTTCTGTCCTTTTACTTAACTTtacctgtaacagagtatttttacaatgtggtattactacttttacataagtaaatTATTTGAATACTTCTTTTTGCAATGATCATGTACACGGATGCAAAGCTCAGACATTATAAACAACAGTTTTCTGTATAAATCTTTAATTTTGCAGGGAATTTTTGTAATAATTTTTTCAGCTAGCATTGAATTATTATAGTTTTTGGTCATTTACAATTGATTTGAACCTGATCCCTAcgacaaacatgtttttggtgACACTGATAGTAGATTTGGTATAGCAGTGACCTGGCAACGCCAAGCATTTGTCCTTAAATCCTCCTGATGTTGTTGCAGCTAAAAATAAGTTTCTTGACATAAAACAAGTTCTGCCTCTCAGTTTTTTATTGcactgtatgtttttttgtgtgcagcCTAATTGTCATGTGTTACTGGAACTTAACTGATGACTGAATGAGTAAATAAACCAGCTGATGTtatcaaccaaagaaattccaGTGTGACTCAGATTTTCAGATTTCATGGGATAGTGCAGCTCTCCCACGCACATCAACATACTAACCTATAATTAGGAAAGATATTTTTCCCAAAACAGGGACTAGAGCTGGGTGGTTGGCACATGcactgaaacacagacaacatctGTCTACGAGCTTTAAAAAACTCAGTTTTAGGGCATTATTTTTATCCCTAACTTTAATAGTCTGCCACGTCATGTGTGCAACAGCAGGCCTATATCAATAATATCAAATAACatgcttttttaaaacaaaacatatgtgcacacactgtaaacaattgctgttaatttacagcaggatttcaacagtatttacctgttattgctaaaaacagtgctttactgttaatacaaaagaaaacctgttaaattacgctcataggccgttttttaactgaactataatgcattcttaaaaagcagcactttactgctgataaactgtctaaagtatcatcagttacagattcatgcagtattttttttaattctgggacctgatctgctcatgtgaggcttgtacattgtacatgattgtaaaatcagtgaattagctttattgttcttcactcacatgttgttctggtttgcattctgtgcttgtagccagctatagacacacattttgggaaaagtgtcaacaagtctattatagcctttttcctaacaagtgcctttaattgtatttagtgtgactattcccatgtctgtaacctgctaagtctattcatccaggcaaaaaaaataatgtttattaaaatgtatgtaaaaaataaatagtgcattaaaacaaatcagtaagataatgtaaaagaaaggtgaaaaacagctatataatgtatcgttaaacagtaaattaactgtaaaatactgtgaaattaataaagttcaaactgtatttttcattaacagtacacagctgtaaatttcagcgacagtataataatgttaattttacagtaacatagaggcaaccctgctgccagttctttactgttattttactgggaaattcttaacagtgcactTACCTTTTGGGTTTTTTGTTAATAATTCCCATAACAACCAGCTTCATTGAAGGCCTCATCCCACCCTTTATCTCTCCTGTGTACTCCCCCTGTGAAACAATAGACATGTTCAGAGATGAGCAGCCACACAGGATGAGGCCTATAATAAACAGTT from Sebastes umbrosus isolate fSebUmb1 chromosome 16, fSebUmb1.pri, whole genome shotgun sequence includes:
- the si:ch211-10a23.2 gene encoding galectin-related protein B, giving the protein MEEEKDQKDNGEYTGEIKGGMRPSMKLVVMGIINKKPKSIEVILSSQPLEEVTDADVGLQLKVSFMDKAVQRNARQAGKWGRPETTLSYFPFAAGESFKMEIVCEHQQFRILVDGQPLCGFTHRISPLASLTALRVVGDVQLTKVA